A single region of the Pogoniulus pusillus isolate bPogPus1 chromosome Z, bPogPus1.pri, whole genome shotgun sequence genome encodes:
- the LOC135173563 gene encoding interferon-like, whose protein sequence is MPGSTPSTPLTRTTITSKPRQAPAQQHPRSAHRPTTAAPTTTQPCLRHSTPVLLLLLTALATARACRHPHARDDAFPWDSLQLLQTMAPSPTQPCQLQQAPTLPSTLLHNSHPQQAPTIALRILQHLFAIFSSPSSPQHWDARARDELLNNLQHHIQRFQQCLSANSMLFQGRGPRNLLLSINKYFTSIQEFLYTHKHSTCAWDHVRLQARACFQQLHNLTRATRK, encoded by the coding sequence ATGCCCGGCAGCACCCCAAGCACACCGCTCACCCGCACCACCATCACCAGCAAGCCTCgccaggctcctgcccagcaACACCCACGCAGCGCCCACAGGCCCACCACGGCTGCACCCACAaccacacagccctgcctgcggcACAGCACACcggtgctcctgctcctcctgactgctctcgcAACTGCCCGCGCCTGCCGCCACCCGCATGCCCGCGACGACGCGTTCCCCTGggacagcctccagctcctccagaccATGGCTCCCAGCCCGAcacagccctgccaactccagcagGCGCCCACCCTTCCCAGCACCCTTCTCCACAACAGCCACCCACAGCAAGCCCCCACCATCGCCCTCCGCATCCTCCAGCACCTCTTCGCCATcttcagcagccccagcagcccccaacACTGGGATGCCCGGGCACGGGATGAGCTCCTCAACAacctccagcaccacatccagaggTTCCAGCAATGCCTGTCAGCCAACAGCATGCTCTTCCAAGGCCGAGGGCCCCGCAACCTGCTGCTCAGCATCAACAAGTACTTCACGAGCATCCAGGAATTCCTCtacacccacaaacacagcaccTGCGCCTGGGACCACGTCCGACTCCAAGCCCGCGcctgcttccagcagctccacaacctcactcGTGCCACGCGCAAATAG